One Carassius gibelio isolate Cgi1373 ecotype wild population from Czech Republic chromosome B18, carGib1.2-hapl.c, whole genome shotgun sequence DNA segment encodes these proteins:
- the LOC127977650 gene encoding pro-cathepsin H, translated as MNRLILPVLFAVLYQVYGLPLNTEEDEYLFKSWMSQYNKKYEINEYYQRLQIFLENKKKIERHNAGNHKFSMGLNRFSDMTFTEFKKFYLLTEPQNCSATRGNHLSSNGTYPDMIDWRTKGHYVTDVKNQGACGSCWTFSTTGCLESVTAIATGKLLQLAEQQLVDCAGAFDNHGCNGGLPSHAFEYVMYNKGLMREQDYPYKAMQGECRFKQGLAAAFVKEVVNITKYDEMGMVDAVARLNPVSFAYEVTSDFMHYRDGIYTSTKCHNTTDMVNHAVLAVGYAEQNGTPYWIVKNSWGTDWGINGYFYIERGKNMCGLAACSSYPLPLV; from the exons ATGAACAGGCTGATTTTACCGGTTCTGTTTGCTGTTCTCTATCAGGTGTATGGATTGCCACTGAACACTGAGGAAG ATGAGTATCTTTTCAAATCATGGATGTCTCAG TATAACAAAAAATATGAGATAAATGAATATTACCAGCGGCTACAGATATTCCTGGAGAACAAGAAGAAGATTGAGCGCCATAATGCAGGAAACCACAAGTTTTCAA TGGGACTGAATCGGTTTTCAGATATGACCTTTACTGAATTTAAAAAGTTCTACCTCCTGACAGAACCTCAG AACTGCTCCGCCACTAGAGGGAATCATCTGAGCAGTAATGGGACTTATCCTGATATGATTGACTGGAGAACGAAAGGACACTATGTAACTGATGTCAAGAACCAG GGAGCTTGTGGAAGCTGCTGGACTTTTTCCACCACAGGCTGTCTGGAGTCAGTCACTGCCATTGCCACAGGGAAACTCCTACAACTA GCAGAGCAGCAGCTTGTTGATTGTGCAGGTGCTTTCGACAATCATGGTTGCAATGG TGGCCTCCCAAGTCATGCCTTTGAGTACGTCATGTACAACAAAGGTCTTATGAGAGAACAAGATTACCCCTATAAGGCTATG CAAGGTGAGTGTAGATTCAAACAAGGGTTGGCTGCTGCCTTTGTGAAGGAGGTTGTAAACATTACAAAG TATGATGAAATGGGCATGGTGGATGCTGTGGCCAGGCTGAACCCTGTCAGCTTTGCATATGAGGTGACATCTGATTTCATGCACTACAGAGATGGAATATACACCAG CACTAAGTGTCACAACACTACTGACATGGTGAACCATGCAGTGCTTGCTGTGGGCTATGCTGAGCAGAATGGAACTCCATACTGGATAGTGAAGAACTCCTGGGGAACCGACTGGGGAATTAATGG ATATTTCTACATCGAGAGGGGAAAGAACATGTGTGGACTTGCTGCATGTTCATCCTATCCTTTACCTTTGGTGTAA